In Pseudomonas sp. ADAK2, the genomic window GCGCGGTAGAAAGCTTGGGGTTGCATCAGCGACAGTTGCTCCAGAAGGGTTGCGCGGCATGCTAGGACCCACGTCCGGACCTGTCAAGGCGCGATGGACGGCCTCTTGCATCACTCCGGCAGCTTGCGTACAATCGCGCACCCTGAACTTCCTGGGCAGCACCTGCCTTACGCAATTGCAAACAGGCCTTCCAGCCCAATGCAGCCATGCCAGCCAATACCTCTTCTTATAAAGAGCTGGGTGAGCAGGATTATCGGAGAAATACCATGTCGTACGCAGTAATTGTTACTGGTGGCAAGCAATACAAGGTCGCCCCAGGTGAATACCTGAAGATCGAAAAACTGGAAATCGCTACCGGCGAATCCGTTACTTTTGATCGCGTTCTGTTGGTCGCCAATGGCGATGACGTGAACATCGGCGCTCCAGTTGTTGCTGGCGCTACCGTTGTGGCTGAAGTGATCTCCCAAGGTCGTCACGATAAAGTCCGCATCATCAAGTTCCGTCGTCGTAAGCACCACATGAAGCGTATGGGCCACCGCCAGTGGTACACCGAGATCAAAATCACCGGTATTCAGGCTTAATTTCAGCCTAATTCCTCACTAGGAGAATTGACTCATGGCACACAAAAAAGCTGGTGGTAGTACCCGTAACGGTCGCGACTCAGAAGCCAAACGCCTTGGCGTGAAGATGTATGGCGGCCAGGTTATCATTCCGGGCAACATCATCGTGCGTCAGCGCGGCACCCAATTCCACGCCGGTTACGGTGTAGGCATGGGTAAAGATCACACTCTGTTCGCTAAAATCGACGGCGTGATCAAGTTTGAAGTAAAAGGCGCTTTCAATCGCCGTTACGTGAGCATTGTCCCGAAGACTGCAGTCGTCGCGGCATAATTACGTAGTTGCTGGAAAAGCCCTGTCTCGCGACGGGGCTTTTTCGTTTGTGGGGTGAGTCTCTTGCAAAGCTGTTTGTGATGGGCTCCAGCGCTGGATTTTGCGGTCGTTGATTGAGGTCGCTGCGCTCATTTTTGCAAGAGTCTTATGTCTAGTTTTTTTCGGCTCGTCCGTATGACGAGAGGCGTTTTGTTATGAAGTTTGTTGATGAAGTATCGATTCGAGTAAAGGCCGGCGACGGCGGCAACGGTTGCATGAGCTTCCGTCGCGAAAAATTCATTGAAAACGGTGGCCCGAACGGCGGTGATGGTGGTGATGGCGGCTCGGTCTACATGATCGCCGACGAAAACCTCAACACCCTGGTGGACTACCGTTACACCCGGCACTTCGATGCCGAGCGCGGTTCCAACGGCGGCAGCACCGACTGCACCGGCAAGAAAG contains:
- the rpmA gene encoding 50S ribosomal protein L27, which codes for MAHKKAGGSTRNGRDSEAKRLGVKMYGGQVIIPGNIIVRQRGTQFHAGYGVGMGKDHTLFAKIDGVIKFEVKGAFNRRYVSIVPKTAVVAA
- the rplU gene encoding 50S ribosomal protein L21, which translates into the protein MSYAVIVTGGKQYKVAPGEYLKIEKLEIATGESVTFDRVLLVANGDDVNIGAPVVAGATVVAEVISQGRHDKVRIIKFRRRKHHMKRMGHRQWYTEIKITGIQA